The Bradyrhizobium sp. CCBAU 051011 DNA segment CCTTCTGCATCTGCACCTGCGTGATCTGAACGCCCGAGCCGTAATTATCGAGCGTCTTCTGCATCAGCTCGTGAACGGCCTGCTCGGTGGTGTTGCGGGCGCCGGTGAGGATCGGCTGGATCTGCGAACGGCCGATCACCTCGCGCATCGCGCTTTCGGCCACCGCCTTCACGGTGCCTTCGGGATTCTGGATGTTGAAGAGGAAATTGCCGACGCCGTTCGGCTTGATCCGCCACAACACCGTGAAATCGACGTCGACGATGTTTTCGTCGCCGGTCAGCATCAGGCTTTCTTCCGGCACGTCCCGCATGGTGCGGCCCCGCCTTGCCGGATCGTCGATTAGCGTCATGCCGATCGAGATGGTGGAGACGCGCAGCGCCTTGGGCAGCAGCACGGTTTCGATCGGATAGGGCAGATGATAGTTCAGCCCGGGTTCGACGGTGCGCACATGCTTGCCGAAGCGCAGCACTACGCCGAGTTCTTCCGACTGCACGCGGAAGAAGCCCGACAACCCCCAGATCACCAGCGCGCCGGCCAGCACCAGCGCGATGCCCATGCCGCTGAAATGTCCGCCCGGCAGCAGCTGCTGCAGCCTGTCCTGGCCGCGCCGCAGAAGGTCTTCCAGATCAGGCGGCCTCGGCCCGACCGACTGCGGTCCACCGCCCCACGGTCCCTTGGGACCCTGACCCCAGGGGCCCCCGCCTTGATTCTTCCACGGCATATAAACTCTCCTCTGCGGGGGACCTGGGTCCGCCAGTTGGGGATGCCTCAGCCTCGCATATCCGCCCGGCTTTATAGGGGACCGCCCGGGCCCTTACAACGCAAGCTTCCTGCTCGAAGCAGCTATGCCTGACGCCATAATTGTCAATGCAAAACATTGGTTAGCGAGGTTAACGCTGATGGCGCCGACGAAATGTCACATAGGAGAAATCGGCACTGTCGTCCGGACCGGCCGGATTCCGCACGCGCGCCACCTCTTCCCATGCAGTCAGATCGACTGCCGGGAAGCTCGTGTCGCCCTCGGGCCGGGCATGCACCTCGGTAATCTCCAGGCGATCGGCGCTGTCCATCCATTGCGCATAGATTTCCGCACCGCCGATCACGGCGATCTCAGTGGCGAAACGCCGCAGCGCGTCGCCGGTGGCGATCGCCTTGGCGTCGGTGAAGGAATGGGTAACCACCACGCCGTCGGCACGGAATCCGCAGTCACGGGTGACGACGATATTGGTCCGTCCGGGGAGCGGCCGTCCGATCGAGACGAAAGTCTTGCGTCCCATCACCACGGGCTTGCCCGTCGTCAGCGCCTTGAAGTGCGCCATGTCGGATTTCAGCCGCCACGGGATCGCGCCAGCGGCGCCGATCACGCCGTTCTCCGCGACCGCTACGACGAGAACGATTTCCATTACCGCTTCCCTTGCGCCAGCGCCGTCAGATCAGGACCGCCGACCCGGCAAATCGTCCACTCGTCCATCAGGACCGCGCCGAGCGATTTGTAGAATTCGATCGACGGCGTGTTCCAGTCCAGCACCGACCATTGCAAACGCGACCAGCCATTTGCCACGCATTCCTTTGCGAGATGCACCAAAAGCGCCTTGCCGATTCCCTTGCCGCGCAGCGCTGGGCGGACGAACAGGTCTTCCAGATAGATTCCGGAGCGGCCGCTGAAGGTCGAGAAATTGACGAACCAGACCGCGAAGCCGACCGGCTCGCCTTCCCATTCGGCAATCTCGCAGAACAGGCGCGGATTGGCGCCGAACAGCGCCGCGTCGATGTCAACCTCCGTCGCCTCCATTTCGTGGAGCAGCTTTTCGTATTCGGCGAGTTCGCGAACGAAGGACAGGACAAGTCCCGCTTCGCCCGGCCGTGCGCGGCGGATCGTGAGAGACATCAGATGCTCACACCGCGACTCATACAGCGACTTCGGCCTTGATATGCGGGTGCGGGTCGTAGCCCTCGAGCGCGAAATCCTCGTAACGGAAGGCGAAGATATCCTTCACGTCAGGATTGATCTTCATGGCCGGTAACGGACGTGTCGGTCGCGTCAGTTGCAGCCGCGCCTGTTCGAGGTGGTTGGAGTAGAGATGCGCATCGCCGAGCGAATGCACGAAATCGCCGGGCTTCAATCCCGTCACCTGCGCGACCATCATGGTCAGCAACGAATAGGACGCGATGTTGAAGGGCACGCCGAGGAACACGTCGGCCGAGCGCTGATAGAGCTGACAGGAGAGCTTGCCGTTGGCGACGTAGAACTGGAACAGGCAATGACAGGGCGGCAGCGCCATCTTGTCGACGTCGGCCGGATTCCAGGCGCTCACGATCAGCCGCCGCGAATCCGGATTTCGCCTGATCATGTCGATGACGTTGGAGATCTGATCGATGCTGCGCCCATCCGGCGCCGGCCATGAGCGCCACTGCGATCCATAGACCGGGCCGAGATCGCCGTTGGCGTCGGCCCATTCATCCCAGATCGAAACGCCGTTATCCCTGAGATATTTGATATTGGTGTCGCCGGCCAGGAACCAGAGCAATTCGTGCACGATCGCCTTCAGCGGCAGCCGCTTGGTGGTCAGCATCGGAAACCCGGCCGAAAGGTTGAACCGCATCTGGTGACCGAAGATCGACAGCGTGCCGGTGCCGGTGCGGTCGTGCTTCTCCGCGCCGTCGCTGAGGATGCGTTCAAGCAGATCGTGATACTGGTTCATGGCTGGTGCTTCAGGCCTTCATCAGGACGGCGAATGTAGCGACCGGGACATCCGATCAACACGCCGATTCGGCGTCAAACACCGATTATACCCGGAAAAATGATCATCTTCCGCGCAAACGACAAGGGGCGGAACCCGCGTCCCGCCCCTCGCCCATCTGCTTGATTGCGTGAATTAATTGACCGGCTTCACCACCGGCGTCCACTTGGCGATTTCGCTCTTCACCAGCGTTCCCAGTGCCGCCGGCGTCCGATCGGCGGCAGGCGGGATGACGCTGCCGAGTTCGAGCAGGCGCTTGCGCACGCCCTCGTCGTCCAGCGCCTTGACCACCGCAGCATTCAACTTGGCGACGACGTCCGCGGGCGTTCCCTTCGGCGCGAAGATCGCGTTCCACGCCTGGGCCTGGAAAGCCGGCAGGCCAGCCTCGGTGGTGGTGGGAACATCGGGCAGCGATGGATTGCGCTCCGGCGTTGCCACCGCATAGGCCTTGATGGTGCCGCCGTTGATCTGCGGCACAGCGTTGACGATCTGGTCGCACATGTAATCGACCTGCCCGGCCACCAGCGCGTTCATCGCCGGACCGGTGCCGTTGAAGGGCACGCCGATCGGCTTGACCCCAAGCACCGAGTTCAGCAATTCGCACGAAACGTTCGAAACCGAGCCGATGCCGGCATGCGCGGCGTTGACCTTGGCCTCGTTCGCCTTGACGTAGGTAATGAATTCCTTGAGGTCCTTGGGCGGCAGGTCCTTGCGCGCCAGGATCAGGATCGGCGTGCCGGCCAGCAGTCCGACCGGTTCGAAGTCCTTTTCCGGGTGATAGGCGAGCTTGGGATAAAGCGGCACGGAGGCCGCATGTGTGCCCATATGCCCCGTAATCAGCGTATAGCCGTCATTGGCGGCACGCGCGGCACGGGTGGTGGCGGTGGTACCGCCGGCGCCGACCACGTTCTCGATGATGATGGTCTGACCGAGCGTCTGCGCCATGTGGCCGGTGACGATGCGCGCGATGACGTCGGTCGGTCCGCCCGCCGCGAACGGCACGATCATGGTGATGTTGCGCGTCGGATAGGCCTGCGCCACCGCCTGCGACGAAGACAAGCCCAGTCCGGCAAGCACTGCCAGAAAACCGCTCGCGAGCGAGCGACCGTACCGATTCATTTTGATCTCCCGAAATCCGTTATAATGCCGAGCCCGCCGGGTCGGCATTTTCCATGGCATAGAAAATTAGGCCGAAGTCGACCAGACTTCGGGCTGCGGCGCACCGACGCAGGTCAGTTCTCCGACTCGACGAAAACCTCGTCGCGCTTCTTGCGGAGCGCTGGCAGTACCGTAAGGACCAGCAACGTTGCAGCAATTGCCATCAGCACTGCCGACAACGGCCGCGTCAGGAAAACTGACCAATCGCCGCGCGAGATCAAAAGCGCCCGCCGCAGGTTCTCTTCCATCAGCGGTCCAAGCACCATGCCGAGCAGCAAAGGCGCCGGCTCGAAATCGTGCTTGATCAGCCAGTAGCCGACCAGCCCGAATATGCCTGCAATGATGACATCCGTCGGCGCGTTGTTCACCGAATAGATGCCGATGCAACAGAAGATCACGATGGACGGGAACATCAGGCGATACGGCACGCGCAGAAGTCTCACCCATATCCCCACCAGCGGCAGGTTGATGATGAGAAGCATCAGGTTGCCGACCCACATCGAGGCGATCATGCCCCACACCAGATCGGGTTGCTTCTGCATCACCTGCGGACCCGGCACGATGCCGTGAATCGTCATCGCGCCGACCATCAGCGCCATGACGGCGTTGGGCGGGATGCCGAGCGTAAGCAACGGGATGAAAGACGTCTGAGCGGCCGCGTTGTTGGCGCTCTCGGGTGCTGCGACGCCCCGGATTTCGCCATGGCCGAACTTCGAGGGATCTCTCGCGACTTTTTTCTCGAGCGTGTATGCCGCGAACGATGCGATCGTAGCGCCACCGCCTGGCAGGATGCCGAGGATTGATCCCAGCACCGTGCCGCGCAAGACCGCCGGGGTCGAATCCTTGAGATCCCTCGCCGTCGGCATCAGTCCCGACACCTTCTCCTGGACGAGCTTGCGATCGGTTTCGCCGCCGGCGTCGAGATTGCGGATGATCTCCGCAAAACCGAAAAGTCCCATCGCCAGCGTGGCAAAGCCAAGACCATCGGCCAGTTCGGGAATGTTGAATGCCATTCGGGACGCGCCCGTCTCGATGTCGGACCCGACCATCGACAGCAGCAGGCCCATCACGATCATCGCGATCGCCTTCAGCACCGAGCCTTTCGCGAGCACAACTGCGAAGATCAGGCCGAGCACCATCAGCGAGAAGTATTCGGCAGGACCGAACGCCAGCGCTACCTTGGTTAGCGGCGCACCCAAAAGGGCAATCAGCACGGTCGCGACACAGCCGGCGAAGAACGATCCGATCGCGGCGATCGCGAGCGCCGGACCGGCGCGGCCTCTCTTCGCCATCTGGAAGCCGTCGAGGGCGGTCACCACAGAACCGGCCTCACCTGGAATATTCACCAGGATCGACGTGGTCGAGCCGCCATATTGCGCGCCGTAGTAGATGCCAGCCAGCATGATCAGCGCGCCTACCGGGGGCAGACCAAAGGTGATCGGCAGCAGCATGGCGACGGTGGCGATGGTGCCGATCCCCGGCAGCACGCCGACCAGCGTGCCGACCAGCGCGCCGATCAGACACAGGAGAATGTTGACCGGAATCGGAATGGATGCGCCGCCAAGAAAAGCGGGGCTCCACTGCACGAACTGGAAAACGACGCCGAAACCGAGTCCAAGATTTGAGAAGATATCTCCCATCACGCCCTCACCGGATCATGAAAGTCGGCAGGAGCTGCAAAGGCAGGCCGAGCGCATACGGAAACAACAGGCTGCAAAACGCCGTCAGGCAGATGGCCACGATCACGGTTTCCACCCACTTCGTCTCCGGTGTCCCGCATGCCGCGATCAGAAAGCTGGCCATAGCGGCAAAGATCATTCCCATGGACCGGATCGTGAAAGCAAACGTCAAAATCGCGACCGTCACGAAAAAAGGTCCGCGCCAATGGTATTTCGCAAGATGCGGACCTTCGGTGACAACGCCAACGATAGCGATCAGGGCGCCCAGTCCCAGCAGCAAGAACGCGAACATCCGCGGCGCGGTACCGGCGCCAAACGAAAAGCCGCGCATGCCCTGCAGATCGCTCGATGCCCAGAGGGCAAACGCAGCAATCGCCATCAGGGCAATTCCGCCGACGAATTCCTGCGGATTCCGAACCCATTTCGGCATGATGGATTTAACCGGCGCTTGGCCCGGCGTAGCGTTCATCGATACTCCTCCCCCAAAGGCGGATACGCCCGCTTGTTTGGATAACTTGAAAGCTTGTCCCGGAAACTTGCTAGCGACTTTCGTCGGATAACGCCAGCAAAACCAAAACCGCTTTTGGGCCGAACGGCAAACGGCGCCCTAAGACCGTAATCAAGCCCGCCGGTCGCAACCATTGCGATTGCATCGCCGCAACACCCCCGGGCGGACAGGCCAATCAGCGTCCACGTCCCGCGCGCTGGGCGCCCTAACTGGATGCGCGCCCGGAAGCCACACGGCACCCGCTGCGTTTGGCGGATGCTCGAATCCGTGGCGAAACCGCAACTGGGCGACATCAAACCGAAAGTTCAGGCTGCGTTCCCGTCCCGTTCAGCGCCTTCGGCCCTGTTTTTCTCCAGCCTTCCACCCTATATTAGGCCTGCCGGTTCGCCGGCTATGGAAATAAATGACCGTCGCAATAAACCATTCGGACCCGGGGGCAGTACCCGGCGCCTCCACCCAAGCCCACCCGAGAGCAGCGGGTTTCGGCGGGGGCGAAACAGGATCGACGAGGGCGTAAAGGGCGCGTTTTTTCTCGGTATGGTTCCGCCGATATCGGGCCATGCAATAGTTGCAAAC contains these protein-coding regions:
- a CDS encoding dihydrofolate reductase, whose protein sequence is MEIVLVVAVAENGVIGAAGAIPWRLKSDMAHFKALTTGKPVVMGRKTFVSIGRPLPGRTNIVVTRDCGFRADGVVVTHSFTDAKAIATGDALRRFATEIAVIGGAEIYAQWMDSADRLEITEVHARPEGDTSFPAVDLTAWEEVARVRNPAGPDDSADFSYVTFRRRHQR
- a CDS encoding thymidylate synthase codes for the protein MNQYHDLLERILSDGAEKHDRTGTGTLSIFGHQMRFNLSAGFPMLTTKRLPLKAIVHELLWFLAGDTNIKYLRDNGVSIWDEWADANGDLGPVYGSQWRSWPAPDGRSIDQISNVIDMIRRNPDSRRLIVSAWNPADVDKMALPPCHCLFQFYVANGKLSCQLYQRSADVFLGVPFNIASYSLLTMMVAQVTGLKPGDFVHSLGDAHLYSNHLEQARLQLTRPTRPLPAMKINPDVKDIFAFRYEDFALEGYDPHPHIKAEVAV
- a CDS encoding tripartite tricarboxylate transporter permease is translated as MGDIFSNLGLGFGVVFQFVQWSPAFLGGASIPIPVNILLCLIGALVGTLVGVLPGIGTIATVAMLLPITFGLPPVGALIMLAGIYYGAQYGGSTTSILVNIPGEAGSVVTALDGFQMAKRGRAGPALAIAAIGSFFAGCVATVLIALLGAPLTKVALAFGPAEYFSLMVLGLIFAVVLAKGSVLKAIAMIVMGLLLSMVGSDIETGASRMAFNIPELADGLGFATLAMGLFGFAEIIRNLDAGGETDRKLVQEKVSGLMPTARDLKDSTPAVLRGTVLGSILGILPGGGATIASFAAYTLEKKVARDPSKFGHGEIRGVAAPESANNAAAQTSFIPLLTLGIPPNAVMALMVGAMTIHGIVPGPQVMQKQPDLVWGMIASMWVGNLMLLIINLPLVGIWVRLLRVPYRLMFPSIVIFCCIGIYSVNNAPTDVIIAGIFGLVGYWLIKHDFEPAPLLLGMVLGPLMEENLRRALLISRGDWSVFLTRPLSAVLMAIAATLLVLTVLPALRKKRDEVFVESEN
- a CDS encoding tripartite tricarboxylate transporter substrate binding protein BugD encodes the protein MNRYGRSLASGFLAVLAGLGLSSSQAVAQAYPTRNITMIVPFAAGGPTDVIARIVTGHMAQTLGQTIIIENVVGAGGTTATTRAARAANDGYTLITGHMGTHAASVPLYPKLAYHPEKDFEPVGLLAGTPILILARKDLPPKDLKEFITYVKANEAKVNAAHAGIGSVSNVSCELLNSVLGVKPIGVPFNGTGPAMNALVAGQVDYMCDQIVNAVPQINGGTIKAYAVATPERNPSLPDVPTTTEAGLPAFQAQAWNAIFAPKGTPADVVAKLNAAVVKALDDEGVRKRLLELGSVIPPAADRTPAALGTLVKSEIAKWTPVVKPVN
- a CDS encoding tripartite tricarboxylate transporter TctB family protein; translation: MNATPGQAPVKSIMPKWVRNPQEFVGGIALMAIAAFALWASSDLQGMRGFSFGAGTAPRMFAFLLLGLGALIAIVGVVTEGPHLAKYHWRGPFFVTVAILTFAFTIRSMGMIFAAMASFLIAACGTPETKWVETVIVAICLTAFCSLLFPYALGLPLQLLPTFMIR
- a CDS encoding GNAT family N-acetyltransferase, which encodes MSLTIRRARPGEAGLVLSFVRELAEYEKLLHEMEATEVDIDAALFGANPRLFCEIAEWEGEPVGFAVWFVNFSTFSGRSGIYLEDLFVRPALRGKGIGKALLVHLAKECVANGWSRLQWSVLDWNTPSIEFYKSLGAVLMDEWTICRVGGPDLTALAQGKR
- the hflK gene encoding FtsH protease activity modulator HflK; the encoded protein is MPWKNQGGGPWGQGPKGPWGGGPQSVGPRPPDLEDLLRRGQDRLQQLLPGGHFSGMGIALVLAGALVIWGLSGFFRVQSEELGVVLRFGKHVRTVEPGLNYHLPYPIETVLLPKALRVSTISIGMTLIDDPARRGRTMRDVPEESLMLTGDENIVDVDFTVLWRIKPNGVGNFLFNIQNPEGTVKAVAESAMREVIGRSQIQPILTGARNTTEQAVHELMQKTLDNYGSGVQITQVQMQKVDPPAQVIDAFRDVQAARADFERLQNEAQSYANRVVPDARGRAAQILQVAEGYKEQAVAEAKGQSARFSKVYDEYKKAPDVTRQRIYLETMERILGGSEKLVYDGGNNGQGQGLVPYLPLSELTPRRPAPPAGQQQSGGTR